Proteins encoded by one window of Lathyrus oleraceus cultivar Zhongwan6 chromosome 1, CAAS_Psat_ZW6_1.0, whole genome shotgun sequence:
- the LOC127121436 gene encoding 7-deoxyloganetin glucosyltransferase isoform X1, with translation MFITCFYNTVLFFSLLKDMIITCFSTSYLEHITHKQRTSSKMENFEVRKPHAVLIPAPGQGHINPLLKLAKLLHLKGFHITFVNTEYNHKRLLKSRGSNSFDGFTDFCFETIPDGLTPLEGDGDVTQHVPSLCLSIRKNFLKPYCELLSRLNESANIGLIPHVTCLVSDCLMSFTIQAAKEFALPNVLFFPSSACSLLNVLYFRSFVEKGLTPLKDESYLTNGYLETKVDWIPGLKNFRLKDIFDFIRTTNPNDIMLEFFIDIADRVPRDSTIILNTFNELESDVINVLLSMFPSLYPIGPLSSLLNQTPSNHQLASLDSNLWKENTKCLEWLEPKEPGSVVYVNFGSITVMSEEKLLEFAWGLANSKKPFLWIIRPDLVIGGSVVLSSEFLNEISDRGLIASWCPQEKVLNHPSIGGFLTHCGWNSTTESICAGVPMLCWPFFGDQPPNSRFICNEWEIGIEIDTNVKRDEVEKLVNELMVGEKGKKMRQKAMELKKKALESTSPGGCSYMNLDKVIKEVLLKQN, from the exons ATGTTTATCACATGCTTTTATAACACTGTCCTTTTTTTCTCTCTATTAAAGGACATGATTATCACTTGTTTCTCAACCTCATATCTTGAACACATAACACACAAACAGAGAACATCATCAAAGATGGAGAATTTTGAAGTGAGAAAACCACATGCTGTGTTGATTCCAGCTCCAGGTCAAGGCCATATAAATCCATTGTTGAAACTAGCAAAGCTTCTTCACCTTAAAGGCTTTCACATAACCTTTGTAAACACTGAATACAACCACAAACGCTTGCTCAAATCAAGAGGTTCTAATTCCTTTGATGGTTTCACTGATTTTTGCTTTGAGACTATACCAGATGGTTTAACTCCACTAGAAGGTGATGGTGATGTTACTCAACACGTACCTTCTCTTTGTCTATCTATAAGAAAGAATTTCCTCAAACCATATTGTGAACTTCTTTCTAGACTTAATGAATCTGCAAATATTGGTCTTATTCCACATGTTACTTGCTTAGTTTCTGATTGTTTGATGAGTTTTACTATACAAGCTGCTAAAGAATTTGCACTACCAAATGTTCTCTTCTTTCCATCAAGTGCATGTTCTTTATTAAATGTTTTGTACTTTCGTTCCTTTGTAGAAAAAGGTCTCACACCACTGAAAG ATGAGAGTTATTTGACAAATGGATACTTGGAAACCAAAGTAGATTGGATTCCAGGTTTAAAAAACTTTCGGTTGAAGGACATTTTCGACTTTATTAGGACAACAAATCCAAATGATATCATGTTAGAATTCTTTATTGATATCGCAGATAGAGTTCCTAGAGATTCTACTATCATTTTGAATACTTTCAATGAGCTTGAGAGTGATGTAATAAATGTTCTCTTGTCTATGTTTCCTTCTCTTTACCCAATTGGCCCTTTATCTTCATTATTAAACCAAACTCCATCTAATCATCAATTAGCATCTCTAGATTCCAATCTTTGGAAAGAAAATACCAAGTGCCTTGAATGGCTTGAACCCAAGGAACCTGGATCTGTTGTTTATGTAAATTTCGGAAGCATCACGGTTATGTCTGAAGAGAAACTGTTAGAGTTTGCGTGGGGTTTGGCAAATAGCAAGAAACCATTTTTGTGGATCATTAGGCCTGATCTTGTTATTGGTGGTTCGGTGGTTTTGTCATCTGAGTTTTTGAATGAAATTTCTGATAGAGGCCTAATAGCAAGTTGGTGTCCGCAAGAGAAAGTTTTGAACCATCCTTCAATCGGTGGATTCTTGACTCATTGCGGATGGAACTCAACCACTGAAAGCATATGTGCTGGAGTGCCAATGTTGTGTTGGCCATTTTTTGGTGATCAGCCACCAAACAGTAGATTTATTTGCAATGAATGGGAGATTGGAATTGAAATCGATACAAACGTGAAGAGAGACGAGGTGGAGAAGCTTGTGAATGAGTTGATGGTGGGAGAGAAAGGAAAGAAGATGAGGCAAAAGGCAATGGAATTGAAGAAGAAGGCTTTGGAGAGCACTAGTCCAGGAGGTTGTTCATACATGAACCTAGACAAAGTTATTAAAGAAGTCTTGCTTAAACAGAATTAG
- the LOC127121436 gene encoding 7-deoxyloganetin glucosyltransferase isoform X10, with the protein MFITCFYNTVLFFSLLKDMIITCFSTSYLEHITHKQRTSSKMENFEVRKPHAVLIPAPGQGHINPLLKLAKLLHLKGFHITFVNTEYNHKRLLKSRGSNSFDGFTDFCFETIPDGLTPLEDESYLTNGYLETKVDWIPGLKNFRLKDIFDFIRTTNPNDIMLEFFIDIADRVPRDSTIILNTFNELESDVINVLLSMFPSLYPIGPLSSLLNQTPSNHQLASLDSNLWKENTKCLEWLEPKEPGSVVYVNFGSITVMSEEKLLEFAWGLANSKKPFLWIIRPDLVIGGSVVLSSEFLNEISDRGLIASWCPQEKVLNHPSIGGFLTHCGWNSTTESICAGVPMLCWPFFGDQPPNSRFICNEWEIGIEIDTNVKRDEVEKLVNELMVGEKGKKMRQKAMELKKKALESTSPGGCSYMNLDKVIKEVLLKQN; encoded by the exons ATGTTTATCACATGCTTTTATAACACTGTCCTTTTTTTCTCTCTATTAAAGGACATGATTATCACTTGTTTCTCAACCTCATATCTTGAACACATAACACACAAACAGAGAACATCATCAAAGATGGAGAATTTTGAAGTGAGAAAACCACATGCTGTGTTGATTCCAGCTCCAGGTCAAGGCCATATAAATCCATTGTTGAAACTAGCAAAGCTTCTTCACCTTAAAGGCTTTCACATAACCTTTGTAAACACTGAATACAACCACAAACGCTTGCTCAAATCAAGAGGTTCTAATTCCTTTGATGGTTTCACTGATTTTTGCTTTGAGACTATACCAGATGGTTTAACTCCACTAGAAG ATGAGAGTTATTTGACAAATGGATACTTGGAAACCAAAGTAGATTGGATTCCAGGTTTAAAAAACTTTCGGTTGAAGGACATTTTCGACTTTATTAGGACAACAAATCCAAATGATATCATGTTAGAATTCTTTATTGATATCGCAGATAGAGTTCCTAGAGATTCTACTATCATTTTGAATACTTTCAATGAGCTTGAGAGTGATGTAATAAATGTTCTCTTGTCTATGTTTCCTTCTCTTTACCCAATTGGCCCTTTATCTTCATTATTAAACCAAACTCCATCTAATCATCAATTAGCATCTCTAGATTCCAATCTTTGGAAAGAAAATACCAAGTGCCTTGAATGGCTTGAACCCAAGGAACCTGGATCTGTTGTTTATGTAAATTTCGGAAGCATCACGGTTATGTCTGAAGAGAAACTGTTAGAGTTTGCGTGGGGTTTGGCAAATAGCAAGAAACCATTTTTGTGGATCATTAGGCCTGATCTTGTTATTGGTGGTTCGGTGGTTTTGTCATCTGAGTTTTTGAATGAAATTTCTGATAGAGGCCTAATAGCAAGTTGGTGTCCGCAAGAGAAAGTTTTGAACCATCCTTCAATCGGTGGATTCTTGACTCATTGCGGATGGAACTCAACCACTGAAAGCATATGTGCTGGAGTGCCAATGTTGTGTTGGCCATTTTTTGGTGATCAGCCACCAAACAGTAGATTTATTTGCAATGAATGGGAGATTGGAATTGAAATCGATACAAACGTGAAGAGAGACGAGGTGGAGAAGCTTGTGAATGAGTTGATGGTGGGAGAGAAAGGAAAGAAGATGAGGCAAAAGGCAATGGAATTGAAGAAGAAGGCTTTGGAGAGCACTAGTCCAGGAGGTTGTTCATACATGAACCTAGACAAAGTTATTAAAGAAGTCTTGCTTAAACAGAATTAG